Proteins from a single region of Weeksella virosa DSM 16922:
- a CDS encoding MFS transporter produces the protein MYKSILALAIGALGIGMTEFTMMGVLEDLAKDLQISIPEAGHFISIYALGVFVGAPILVMLTSKKSPKDILVFFMILFTLFNIAFALAPNYSTLLIARFLTGLPHGAYFGVGTVVATFLAPKGKEATYISYMFAGLTLANLFGVPIGTFIGQNLSWRVSFLLIASIGLLSILAIVAWVPKIQPNTEVSLNKQLQFFRTWKAWILIAMISIGTAGLFAWISYISPLVTNVGNLSITQVPIIMVLVGLGMFVGNLIGGRLADKYSPNKATIMSFVAMCIILIINFFFVKIPFLNYFLAFFTGLIAFTIGSPIQMMLIDNARESETLAASAGQASFNLGNALGAYLGGLPIIWGYGFSSPLIVGAIMAITGALIATLFLILNKKLS, from the coding sequence ATGTATAAAAGCATATTGGCCCTAGCAATTGGAGCACTCGGTATTGGGATGACCGAATTTACCATGATGGGGGTACTCGAAGATTTGGCAAAAGATTTACAAATTAGCATTCCCGAAGCAGGTCATTTTATTTCTATTTATGCTTTGGGAGTATTTGTAGGCGCACCAATTCTAGTAATGTTGACAAGTAAAAAATCTCCTAAAGATATTTTAGTGTTTTTTATGATTCTTTTTACTCTATTCAACATTGCCTTTGCTCTAGCGCCCAATTACTCAACACTGTTAATAGCTCGTTTTCTCACCGGCTTACCCCATGGAGCCTATTTCGGTGTAGGAACAGTTGTAGCAACATTTCTTGCTCCTAAAGGGAAAGAAGCAACTTATATCTCTTATATGTTTGCAGGTCTGACGTTGGCCAATTTATTTGGCGTGCCGATTGGCACATTCATAGGGCAGAATTTATCATGGAGAGTATCATTTCTACTAATTGCATCAATTGGCTTATTATCCATTCTTGCTATTGTAGCTTGGGTTCCCAAAATACAACCTAATACAGAAGTATCATTAAACAAACAATTGCAATTTTTTAGAACTTGGAAAGCTTGGATTTTGATAGCGATGATTTCTATTGGTACAGCAGGTTTATTTGCATGGATAAGTTATATTTCTCCGCTGGTGACCAATGTAGGGAATTTATCAATTACTCAAGTTCCGATAATTATGGTTTTGGTAGGATTGGGAATGTTTGTAGGTAATTTAATTGGTGGTCGTTTGGCCGATAAATACTCTCCAAATAAAGCTACTATTATGAGCTTTGTTGCAATGTGTATAATTCTCATTATTAATTTTTTCTTTGTTAAAATTCCTTTTTTAAACTATTTTCTAGCTTTTTTCACCGGTTTAATAGCCTTTACGATAGGCTCACCAATACAAATGATGCTTATCGATAATGCTAGAGAATCAGAGACTTTGGCCGCTTCAGCTGGTCAAGCAAGTTTTAATTTAGGAAATGCTTTAGGTGCTTATTTAGGAGGTTTACCCATCATTTGGGGATATGGTTTTTCATCTCCTCTGATTGTTGGTGCAATAATGGCTATTACAGGAGCATTAATTGCTACCTTATTTCTAATTTTAAATAAAAAATTATCATGA
- a CDS encoding aldo/keto reductase: MIKKHLGNTDLQTAPIIFGGNVFGWTLDKEESFTILDEFVDRGFNMIDTANNYSYWVEGNVGTESEHIIGEWLKTRANRDQVIIATKVGGRNFIQKHPNTQKEHILKEVEESLKRLNTDYIDLYQTHYDDESTPVEETLSAYDKLIKEGKVRYIGASNITAIRLKESLDKAEKYNLPKYATLQPEYNLFDRQKFEEFLEPMCDKLQLGVIPYYSLASGFLSGKYRSIDDLGKSVRGKDIEKYLTPRGFSILEGLDVLAQKYQVSLSAVALHWLMNQKTIIAPIASATKSTHISSFVEAAELQMSTEDLKWLTDISRPN, translated from the coding sequence ATGATAAAAAAACATCTAGGAAATACCGATTTACAAACTGCACCAATTATCTTCGGTGGAAATGTCTTTGGTTGGACACTCGACAAAGAAGAATCTTTTACAATATTAGATGAATTTGTCGATCGTGGTTTTAATATGATTGATACTGCAAATAACTATTCGTACTGGGTCGAAGGAAATGTCGGTACAGAATCCGAACATATTATTGGCGAATGGCTAAAAACTCGTGCTAATCGCGATCAAGTGATTATTGCAACCAAAGTAGGTGGACGAAATTTCATCCAAAAACATCCCAATACCCAAAAAGAACATATTTTAAAAGAAGTAGAAGAATCCCTAAAACGGCTCAACACCGATTATATAGATTTGTATCAAACACATTACGATGACGAGTCTACACCAGTCGAGGAGACACTTTCTGCTTATGATAAATTGATAAAAGAAGGTAAGGTTCGCTACATTGGCGCATCGAACATAACTGCAATCCGACTCAAAGAAAGTTTAGATAAAGCAGAAAAATATAACCTCCCAAAGTATGCAACTTTGCAACCAGAATATAATTTATTCGATCGTCAGAAATTCGAAGAATTTTTAGAACCAATGTGTGATAAATTGCAGTTGGGAGTAATACCGTATTACTCTTTGGCAAGTGGTTTCTTGAGTGGTAAATACCGATCAATAGACGATTTAGGCAAAAGTGTTCGTGGTAAAGATATCGAGAAATATCTCACTCCAAGAGGATTTTCTATTCTAGAAGGATTGGATGTTTTGGCTCAAAAGTACCAAGTTTCGCTTTCGGCTGTTGCGTTGCATTGGCTGATGAATCAGAAAACAATTATTGCCCCGATTGCTTCGGCAACTAAAAGTACGCACATTAGTAGTTTTGTAGAAGCTGCAGAATTGCAAATGAGTACAGAAGACCTTAAATGGTTAACCGATATAAGTAGACCGAATTAG
- a CDS encoding T9SS type A sorting domain-containing protein yields MRKLYLLVVLFLTISVGLQAQVKVQGILRNDLKKPEVLQKAGDPSFTFDDIQYWIGEGSKKAAMVVQWNDNKNPEAMVWGYRFDGEKFGIDMILEIAKVDPRFYVLAYEGTQYGTAIGGFGYDWDNAGTRALVKNNNTTYPYYPIDGKVLTNDYDFDDWTAFDPNDRWYSGWFSKGFWSYWVKDSADEDFAFSGLGASSRKLEDGSWDGWSFSVEFQSFPMADKFTAAEPNAEEPIDFTKGYFIVNEEWFGHTNGSVNFIDENDQVHYRVYSDRNNNEAFGATTQFGTIYGDKFYFVSKQAADAGDTNYTPGGRLVVADAKTMEKIASFDDIGGGDGRSFLGVNPKTAYIASSNGVFLFDIENMKVGEIIEGTGGGSTYSGQVGNLIRTKKYVFAVKQNTGILVIDPITHTLVQTIEGNFHSVVQAQDGKVWGALDNSLVAIDQFSLETSTIDLPENISIPNSWGAWNAGSFTASAKENNLYFFPGKGWSVSPNLVKFDASTHTFDPDFIIIPGQDETYKQIPYGAGVRVHPKTDEIIITTTESGYGAHYQKNWVHRYSSNGELVKTIQMNDYYWFPAVTVFPDTEAPKVEGLENNYTVEDNLIINLNELVSDEDNLDAAIVINMDILQDDDLATIELSDEGILSVSLNADKEKSNTQKTPIEATGEIKIRLDFESNGLVTEHFIDFTINKLGLNSVEKSQFILYPNPTSEAIFIDAKEVAELKIYSILGQEVMAQKLQLGKNTVRMNTLPKGTYIFHFGNETKKVIKK; encoded by the coding sequence ATGAGAAAACTCTATCTCTTAGTAGTCTTGTTTCTTACTATTTCGGTAGGATTACAAGCACAAGTAAAAGTGCAAGGCATCTTGCGCAATGACCTGAAGAAGCCTGAAGTATTACAAAAAGCGGGCGATCCTTCTTTTACCTTTGATGATATCCAATACTGGATAGGCGAAGGAAGTAAAAAAGCCGCCATGGTTGTACAATGGAACGATAACAAAAATCCTGAAGCGATGGTTTGGGGTTACCGTTTTGATGGTGAAAAATTTGGGATAGACATGATTTTAGAAATCGCTAAAGTAGATCCACGTTTCTATGTTCTCGCCTACGAAGGCACGCAATACGGAACAGCAATCGGAGGTTTTGGATACGATTGGGATAATGCAGGAACACGCGCTTTAGTAAAAAACAACAACACCACATATCCTTACTATCCAATCGACGGAAAAGTGTTGACCAATGATTATGATTTCGATGATTGGACTGCTTTCGATCCAAACGATCGCTGGTATTCTGGCTGGTTTTCAAAAGGATTCTGGTCATATTGGGTAAAAGATTCAGCTGATGAAGACTTTGCATTCTCTGGACTTGGAGCAAGTAGCAGAAAATTAGAAGATGGTTCATGGGATGGATGGTCATTCTCTGTTGAATTCCAAAGTTTTCCTATGGCAGATAAATTTACTGCTGCAGAACCAAACGCAGAAGAACCAATAGATTTTACCAAAGGCTACTTCATTGTTAATGAAGAATGGTTTGGACACACCAATGGATCGGTGAATTTTATCGATGAAAATGATCAAGTACATTACCGAGTATATAGCGATAGAAATAATAACGAAGCTTTTGGTGCAACAACACAATTCGGGACAATCTATGGTGACAAATTTTACTTTGTCTCTAAACAAGCTGCTGATGCTGGGGATACCAATTATACACCAGGCGGTAGATTGGTTGTAGCAGATGCCAAAACAATGGAAAAAATTGCAAGTTTTGATGATATTGGCGGTGGTGATGGTCGTTCGTTTTTAGGTGTTAATCCCAAAACAGCTTATATCGCAAGCTCTAATGGCGTTTTCTTATTCGACATCGAAAACATGAAAGTTGGCGAAATTATCGAAGGAACAGGAGGTGGAAGCACATATTCTGGGCAAGTAGGAAATCTTATCCGTACCAAAAAATATGTCTTTGCTGTAAAACAAAATACGGGAATTTTGGTAATCGATCCTATTACTCATACTTTAGTGCAAACGATAGAAGGTAACTTCCATTCGGTTGTTCAGGCCCAAGATGGTAAAGTTTGGGGAGCATTGGACAATAGTTTAGTAGCTATCGACCAATTTAGTTTAGAAACTTCTACAATCGATTTACCAGAAAATATTTCTATCCCGAATTCTTGGGGAGCTTGGAATGCAGGAAGCTTCACAGCAAGTGCAAAAGAAAACAATCTATACTTCTTCCCTGGTAAGGGCTGGTCGGTTAGTCCTAATTTAGTAAAATTTGATGCATCAACACATACTTTTGATCCTGATTTTATTATAATTCCTGGGCAAGATGAAACTTATAAACAAATACCTTACGGAGCTGGAGTACGTGTGCACCCCAAAACAGATGAAATCATCATTACCACTACCGAAAGCGGCTATGGTGCTCATTACCAAAAAAATTGGGTTCATCGATATAGTTCGAATGGTGAATTAGTGAAAACAATCCAAATGAATGATTACTACTGGTTCCCTGCTGTAACCGTTTTCCCAGATACTGAAGCACCTAAAGTAGAAGGCTTGGAAAATAATTACACTGTAGAAGACAATTTAATTATTAATCTTAATGAATTGGTTAGTGACGAGGACAACCTAGATGCGGCAATTGTCATCAATATGGACATCCTACAAGATGATGATCTTGCAACGATTGAGCTTTCTGATGAAGGAATTCTTAGCGTATCGCTTAATGCAGACAAAGAAAAAAGCAATACACAGAAAACCCCAATAGAAGCTACAGGAGAAATAAAAATTCGCTTAGATTTCGAATCGAACGGATTGGTAACAGAGCATTTTATCGATTTTACGATCAATAAACTAGGTCTAAACTCAGTAGAAAAATCACAATTTATCCTGTATCCAAACCCAACATCGGAAGCAATATTTATAGATGCCAAAGAAGTTGCCGAACTGAAAATTTATTCGATTCTTGGACAAGAAGTAATGGCACAAAAATTACAGCTTGGTAAAAATACTGTACGGATGAATACCTTACCGAAAGGAACGTATATTTTCCATTTCGGAAATGAAACTAAAAAAGTGATAAAAAAATAA
- a CDS encoding YncE family protein, with product MRKISILFSVIILGFSSCSQDDSIDQVEIETTGIQPENTNIKGFYLLNEGNMGTNRASIDFLDYEKGQYQRNIYATANPTIVKELGDVGNDIKIYGNRLYAVINVSNYIEVMDAKTAKHIGSIPVNNVRYITFDKGKAYASSYAGPVEISENAPIGKVVEIDTASLAITREVTVGYQPDELVVVGNKLFVANSGGYRVPNYDKTVSVVDLASFKEEKKIDVAINLHHIKKDQENDLYVSSRGDYYNIPSNLFVLDSKTHQIKKNFNIPVTNFTIVDDFLYYYANEFNYNTYKWTRSYGVINTKTEEIVNQYLIKDPIIDKIKTPYGIAVNPTTKDIYLTDAGDYVSTGYVYAFDKNGKFKWKVAAGNIPAHFVFLYK from the coding sequence ATGAGAAAAATAAGTATACTTTTTTCTGTTATTATCCTCGGCTTTTCTTCTTGTTCGCAAGACGATTCTATTGATCAGGTAGAAATAGAGACAACAGGAATTCAACCCGAAAACACTAATATTAAAGGGTTTTATCTGCTAAACGAGGGAAACATGGGAACCAATCGAGCCTCAATTGATTTTTTGGATTATGAAAAAGGACAATACCAACGTAATATTTACGCAACTGCCAACCCGACAATCGTAAAAGAATTGGGCGATGTAGGAAATGACATAAAAATTTACGGTAATCGATTGTATGCCGTTATCAATGTATCAAACTACATAGAAGTGATGGATGCAAAAACGGCAAAACATATCGGTTCTATTCCTGTAAACAATGTACGTTACATCACTTTCGACAAAGGGAAAGCTTATGCAAGTTCGTATGCCGGACCAGTGGAAATTAGTGAAAATGCACCCATCGGTAAAGTTGTAGAAATTGACACAGCATCGTTGGCCATTACACGAGAAGTAACAGTTGGCTACCAACCAGACGAATTGGTCGTGGTTGGTAATAAATTGTTTGTAGCCAATTCGGGTGGATACCGTGTGCCAAATTACGACAAAACTGTTTCGGTTGTTGATTTGGCGAGTTTTAAAGAGGAGAAAAAAATCGATGTAGCAATTAATCTGCATCATATCAAAAAAGATCAAGAAAATGATTTGTATGTTTCTTCGCGCGGAGATTATTATAATATTCCATCGAATTTATTTGTGTTGGATTCTAAAACCCATCAGATCAAAAAAAACTTCAATATCCCGGTTACCAATTTTACCATTGTAGATGATTTTCTGTATTACTACGCCAATGAATTTAATTACAATACCTACAAATGGACCAGATCATATGGAGTAATCAATACCAAAACAGAAGAAATTGTCAATCAATACTTAATCAAAGATCCAATAATCGATAAAATAAAAACACCTTATGGGATTGCTGTAAATCCGACAACAAAAGATATTTACCTCACCGACGCAGGTGATTATGTATCGACAGGATATGTTTATGCTTTTGATAAAAACGGAAAATTCAAATGGAAAGTTGCTGCCGGAAATATCCCTGCACACTTTGTCTTTTTATATAAATAA
- the lipB gene encoding lipoyl(octanoyl) transferase LipB: MKKTVYFQDLGKDRDYQEVWDLQEALLAESVGVKQYNRAQEKEGKTEFKTPKNHLLFVEHPHVYTLGKSGHIENMLANQDQLQHIHATFVRTNRGGDITYHGPEQLVGYPIFDLDQFKPDIHLYMRNLEQVIIQTLAHYGLHGERSKGETGVWLDVGKPYARKICAMGVKASRWVTMHGFALNVNTDLRYFEYIIPCGIKDKAVASLEQELNRILDMEEVKEVVRNQFIEVFDIELK; this comes from the coding sequence ATGAAAAAAACGGTATATTTTCAAGATTTAGGAAAGGATAGGGATTATCAAGAAGTTTGGGATCTTCAAGAAGCCTTATTAGCCGAAAGTGTTGGTGTCAAGCAATACAATCGAGCACAAGAAAAGGAAGGGAAAACAGAATTCAAAACCCCAAAAAATCACTTGTTATTTGTCGAACATCCGCATGTTTACACGTTAGGAAAAAGTGGACATATAGAAAATATGTTGGCCAATCAAGATCAATTACAACATATACATGCGACATTTGTAAGGACCAATCGAGGCGGTGATATTACCTATCATGGCCCAGAGCAATTGGTTGGCTATCCAATATTCGATTTGGATCAATTCAAACCAGATATACATTTGTATATGCGTAATTTAGAGCAAGTTATCATACAAACATTGGCGCATTATGGTTTACACGGAGAACGATCGAAAGGTGAGACAGGCGTTTGGTTGGATGTAGGAAAACCTTATGCAAGAAAAATTTGTGCAATGGGTGTGAAAGCTTCTCGATGGGTTACGATGCACGGTTTTGCTCTGAATGTGAACACCGATTTGCGTTATTTCGAATACATTATCCCGTGCGGAATAAAAGACAAAGCAGTGGCATCACTAGAACAAGAACTCAACCGAATACTGGATATGGAAGAGGTAAAAGAAGTTGTTCGAAATCAGTTCATTGAGGTGTTTGATATTGAATTAAAATAA
- a CDS encoding MFS transporter — protein sequence MSNQKTIWSQFIPLVSVFFFWGFIAASNDILIPVFKEAFQLTQGQSQLVSLAFYIAYTVGSLIYLGISALMGKDLINRLGYKNSLAIGLFISALGTLLFIPAANLHSYSLMLSGLFIVGLGFSLQQTVANPLAIALGDPQRGSQRLTLAGGVNNFGTTIGPLIVSFAIFGSINENSTHHVALETVKNPYLIIGVLFLVVAIFLKFSKLPDKPQIIEEDDTKKSHQDRKSALSYPQLWLGMIAIFLYVGVEVSTVSNLPEYMHKDLGFKIHEVAPYVSLYWASMMIGRWSGAVEAFSLKKSVEKYIKLIAPYLAFGVFLLVNYIGNHDLQPFYIYALIILVLIIADLLTKGNPVRMLFIFSCFGALAIITGMLSTGMVSVYAFSSVGLFCSTLWPCIFTIAIAGLGKNTSQGSSLLIMMIMGGGIISYLQGLLADAISIHFSYIVGVVCFGYLIAYSILGQKILAKQNIVFENK from the coding sequence ATGAGTAATCAAAAAACAATTTGGAGTCAATTCATACCATTGGTTTCTGTATTTTTCTTTTGGGGTTTTATTGCAGCAAGTAATGATATATTAATACCCGTTTTTAAAGAAGCATTTCAACTCACACAGGGGCAAAGTCAATTAGTATCTCTAGCTTTTTATATTGCCTATACAGTGGGTTCGCTAATCTATTTAGGGATTTCGGCACTCATGGGTAAAGATCTAATTAATCGATTAGGATACAAAAATAGTTTAGCCATCGGTTTATTCATCTCTGCTCTAGGAACCTTGCTTTTTATTCCAGCAGCCAATTTGCATTCTTATTCGCTAATGCTAAGTGGTTTATTCATTGTAGGATTAGGCTTTTCTTTGCAGCAAACTGTTGCCAATCCTTTAGCGATTGCTTTAGGTGACCCTCAAAGAGGATCTCAACGTTTAACCTTAGCAGGCGGAGTTAATAATTTTGGTACAACGATAGGACCTCTGATTGTTTCTTTTGCTATTTTTGGTTCGATAAACGAAAATTCTACCCACCATGTTGCGTTAGAAACAGTGAAAAATCCTTATCTGATTATTGGAGTTTTGTTTCTGGTTGTCGCAATTTTTCTTAAATTTTCTAAACTACCAGATAAGCCGCAAATTATTGAAGAAGATGATACAAAAAAATCCCATCAAGATCGAAAATCTGCTCTTTCTTATCCACAGCTTTGGTTAGGCATGATTGCAATTTTTCTTTATGTTGGGGTAGAAGTATCAACAGTTAGTAATTTACCAGAATATATGCACAAAGATTTAGGTTTTAAAATACACGAAGTTGCACCATACGTTTCTCTTTATTGGGCCAGCATGATGATTGGGCGATGGTCAGGGGCTGTAGAAGCTTTCAGCCTGAAGAAATCGGTCGAAAAATATATAAAACTTATTGCTCCTTACTTAGCGTTTGGTGTATTCTTATTGGTGAACTATATTGGTAACCACGACCTACAACCCTTCTATATCTATGCTTTGATTATTCTTGTGCTAATTATTGCCGACTTACTTACCAAGGGAAATCCAGTTCGTATGCTGTTTATTTTCTCATGTTTTGGTGCATTAGCGATCATTACCGGGATGCTATCTACCGGCATGGTAAGTGTCTATGCATTTTCTAGTGTAGGGCTATTTTGTAGTACGCTTTGGCCGTGTATTTTCACGATTGCGATTGCGGGCTTAGGAAAAAACACCAGTCAAGGAAGTAGTTTATTAATCATGATGATTATGGGAGGTGGAATCATTAGTTACTTGCAAGGTTTATTGGCCGATGCGATAAGTATTCATTTCTCGTATATCGTTGGTGTAGTATGTTTTGGATATTTGATAGCTTATTCTATTCTAGGACAAAAAATATTAGCAAAACAAAATATTGTATTTGAAAACAAATAA
- the kbl gene encoding glycine C-acetyltransferase yields the protein MYSKEFQNYLQTQLDELEEQGLFKKERIIASSQSAEITLENGKKLLNFCANNYLGLSDNPQVIKAAQDILDKRGYGMSSVRFICGTQDIHKELEQKIANYLGTEDTILYAAAFDANGGVFEPLFTDEDAIISDELNHASIIDGVRLSKAARYRYKNNDMGDLEEKLKEASAKNHRFKIIVTDGVFSMDGIVANLKGVCDLAEKYNALVMVDDSHATGFLGKTGRGTHEYCEVIDRVDIITSTLGKALGGAMGGFTSGKKEIIELLRQRSRPYLFSNSLAPGIVGAALEVLSMLEKDNTLRDKLMWNAEYFRKEMVEAGFDIPEGDAAIVPVMLYDAKLSQIMADKLLEEGVYVIGFFYPVVPRDKARIRVQLSAAHTKDQLDHTIAAFIKVGKELGVIK from the coding sequence ATGTATAGCAAAGAATTTCAGAATTATCTTCAAACTCAATTAGACGAATTAGAAGAGCAAGGTCTTTTCAAAAAAGAACGAATCATTGCCTCTTCGCAAAGTGCAGAAATCACTTTAGAGAATGGCAAAAAGTTATTAAATTTTTGTGCTAATAATTATCTAGGACTTTCAGACAACCCGCAAGTAATAAAAGCGGCTCAAGATATTCTGGATAAACGTGGTTACGGAATGTCTTCTGTTCGTTTTATATGCGGAACTCAAGATATACACAAAGAACTAGAACAAAAGATAGCAAATTATTTAGGGACCGAAGATACAATATTGTATGCAGCAGCTTTTGATGCCAATGGAGGAGTTTTCGAACCTTTGTTTACGGATGAAGACGCCATAATTTCTGACGAACTCAACCATGCGTCTATTATCGATGGTGTACGCCTTAGCAAAGCTGCCCGCTATCGTTATAAAAACAATGATATGGGTGACTTAGAAGAAAAACTAAAAGAAGCTTCAGCAAAAAATCACCGTTTCAAAATCATTGTAACAGATGGTGTTTTCTCTATGGACGGTATAGTTGCCAACCTAAAAGGAGTGTGTGATTTGGCAGAGAAATACAATGCGTTGGTTATGGTAGATGATTCGCATGCTACTGGTTTCTTGGGAAAAACTGGTCGCGGTACACATGAATACTGCGAGGTTATAGATCGTGTAGACATTATTACTTCTACACTTGGAAAAGCTTTAGGCGGTGCAATGGGTGGTTTTACTTCTGGAAAAAAAGAAATTATCGAGCTCTTGCGCCAACGTTCTCGTCCGTATCTTTTCTCAAATTCTCTTGCGCCAGGTATTGTAGGTGCAGCACTAGAAGTTCTATCTATGCTAGAAAAAGACAATACTCTGCGCGATAAACTAATGTGGAATGCAGAATATTTCCGCAAAGAAATGGTAGAAGCTGGTTTCGATATCCCTGAGGGTGATGCTGCAATTGTTCCTGTTATGTTGTACGATGCAAAACTTTCTCAAATTATGGCCGACAAACTTTTAGAAGAAGGTGTTTATGTTATCGGATTCTTTTACCCAGTTGTACCTAGAGACAAAGCGAGAATTCGTGTTCAGCTATCGGCAGCTCATACCAAAGATCAACTAGATCATACGATTGCTGCTTTCATTAAAGTAGGAAAAGAATTAGGTGTGATAAAATAA
- a CDS encoding TonB-dependent receptor: MRNFYRKILYLVAFLPFFSWLFAQENDTVVQLKHVNIQAYPYKEVSPAQILKGEELQQLNSHNVADALRYFSGVQIKDYGGIGGLKTVNIRSMGSQHVGVFYDGIQLGNAQNGTVDLGRFSLDDMEMISLYNGQKSQIFQSAKDFGSAGSIYLNTKKPTFIANKKTNLKVGYKLGSIQLINPSIRIEHKISPTLSAALSSELIKSNGIYSFRYRRTDQQGNLLWSEKWKRRDASIEAKRLEATVFGKVENGLWDLKSYNYLSDREIPGAVVKGHDEILTGPTLTDRNHYIQGNFQKKWTGFETHFRGKFAYDYTHYVTRDTTRLMLDNTYVQREIYASTSNLYRINPQWDISFAYDFQYNTLSANLRDFSYPTRYSNLFALATAYQNKHLKAQASLLGTFVQESVKKNAAAPDKNIWTPALFLSYQPFLDKDFHLRAFYKKIFRMPTFNDLYYTEIGYTLLKPEYTTQYNLGLAYNLSTSSGWMKNLSTKLDVYYNEVKDKIVAMPGNNNFRWMMVNLGEVRIKGLDANVKTDFRFRAVDVSTLLTYTFQKAQDYTYETDLNGNSYPSALYKDQIPYTPKHSGSAVVSSAYQNWRLNYSFIYVGKRYNSLRNNIKINEVNPWFTHDISVQKDFKINNYQLRLMAEVQNLLNQQYEVVIYYPMPGTNVRFTIQLEL, from the coding sequence ATGAGAAATTTCTATAGAAAAATACTATATTTAGTGGCTTTCCTACCCTTCTTTTCTTGGCTTTTTGCACAAGAAAACGATACAGTTGTACAGCTAAAACATGTCAACATACAAGCGTACCCATACAAAGAAGTTTCGCCAGCACAAATTCTCAAAGGAGAAGAATTACAACAACTTAATAGTCATAATGTTGCCGATGCACTACGTTATTTTTCTGGGGTACAAATCAAAGATTATGGTGGAATCGGTGGGCTAAAAACCGTCAATATTCGTAGCATGGGGTCACAACATGTTGGTGTTTTTTACGATGGGATACAACTAGGGAATGCACAAAACGGTACCGTAGATTTAGGTCGATTTTCATTGGATGATATGGAAATGATTTCTTTATACAATGGCCAAAAAAGTCAAATCTTTCAATCGGCAAAAGATTTTGGATCTGCAGGCTCTATTTACCTCAACACCAAAAAACCAACGTTTATTGCTAATAAAAAAACCAACCTAAAAGTAGGGTATAAATTAGGAAGCATTCAATTGATAAACCCATCAATTCGGATAGAACATAAAATATCTCCTACACTATCAGCTGCTTTGAGTAGCGAATTGATTAAATCGAACGGAATTTATTCTTTTCGTTATCGTAGAACCGATCAACAAGGAAATCTTTTATGGTCTGAAAAATGGAAACGCCGTGATGCAAGCATCGAAGCAAAACGACTAGAGGCAACTGTTTTCGGGAAAGTAGAAAATGGTTTGTGGGATCTAAAATCCTATAATTATCTTTCTGATCGAGAAATCCCAGGAGCGGTGGTTAAAGGACATGATGAAATTCTTACAGGTCCAACCCTTACCGATCGAAACCATTATATACAAGGGAACTTCCAAAAGAAATGGACAGGATTTGAGACTCATTTTCGTGGAAAGTTCGCTTACGATTACACCCATTATGTAACGCGAGATACTACACGATTGATGCTAGACAACACCTATGTGCAACGAGAAATATATGCATCAACGAGTAATTTATACCGAATAAACCCACAATGGGATATAAGTTTTGCCTACGATTTTCAGTACAACACTTTATCGGCCAATTTGCGTGACTTCTCCTATCCTACCCGATATTCTAATTTATTTGCTTTGGCAACAGCCTATCAAAACAAGCACCTCAAAGCACAAGCAAGTTTATTGGGGACTTTTGTTCAAGAGAGCGTGAAAAAAAATGCTGCCGCACCGGATAAAAACATTTGGACACCTGCTTTATTTCTTAGTTATCAACCATTTCTAGATAAAGACTTTCATTTGAGAGCTTTTTATAAAAAAATATTCAGGATGCCAACCTTCAACGATTTGTATTATACCGAAATCGGCTATACACTTCTCAAACCCGAATATACTACGCAATACAATCTAGGATTGGCTTACAACTTATCAACAAGTTCTGGTTGGATGAAAAACCTATCGACCAAACTAGACGTTTATTACAATGAGGTGAAAGATAAAATAGTAGCAATGCCTGGCAACAACAATTTCCGTTGGATGATGGTTAATTTAGGAGAGGTGAGAATTAAAGGTTTAGACGCTAATGTAAAAACCGACTTCAGGTTCCGTGCTGTAGATGTTTCTACTTTACTTACATACACTTTTCAGAAAGCGCAAGATTATACATATGAGACCGACCTCAATGGCAATTCGTACCCAAGTGCCTTGTACAAGGATCAGATTCCATACACACCCAAACATTCTGGCTCTGCAGTAGTTAGTTCCGCTTACCAAAATTGGCGTTTGAATTATAGTTTTATCTATGTCGGAAAACGATATAACTCGCTACGCAACAATATCAAGATTAATGAAGTAAACCCCTGGTTTACACATGATATATCAGTCCAGAAAGATTTTAAAATAAACAATTATCAACTACGGTTAATGGCCGAGGTACAAAATTTACTCAATCAACAATACGAAGTGGTTATATATTACCCAATGCCAGGCACCAATGTTCGATTTACAATACAACTAGAGTTATGA